The Arachis ipaensis cultivar K30076 chromosome B10, Araip1.1, whole genome shotgun sequence DNA window TGCCTATGAGTACCTTTCCCCCTGTGGAGATTGAAAAAGACAAAGAGGCAGCTGGAGGCCATGCCAGCAGTAGTTCAAGTAGCTCCAGTAGTTCAAGCAGTGATTCCTCATCATCGAGTGGTATTAACCCCGTTTGTAGCTGTTATCTGTTATAACTATCGGCTACGGAGTAAAAATAACGATATATTTTGATTACTATTTGCAGATTCGGATTCAGGTAGTTCCTCGGGGAGTGATTCTGAAGCAGACAATGGGCACTTGTAGCAGCCATACAGGGCTTTTGTTACTAATGCTCCAACATGACCAATGTGGGTGAGCTGATGAAGGTGTTTGCTTGATTGGGCATGCCTTGAGCGTGCTGTTTTGAAAAATTGGAGAGGTATGTTCTGTTTAATTTCATGTCTGTATATATTCTTTCAATACTAAGGCTTAAGCCTCTGCTGGTCTAAATCGGTGGTTGCCTTTCGGTTGCAGGTGCTGTGAACATTGTTTTGTTGGTGCAGTTTGGGAGTAGCTGTTTGATTGGGTGCTAAGTCCCTTTTCTCGATGATTTGTATTGTGCGAACAGTTGTAAAAATGATTCTAGGAAATTTTTAGGCCAAAAAAGGTAGTGAAATGCCGTGAAAATCCTGGCAATAATGCATTAGTTATTAGGAATAGGATGGTGGTCTCTTTTTTTAGCTTACCTTGTACACATTACATCAGTAAATAGAATTATCCTCTTCCAAGAGGTCTTTTCACGAATCTGTATTTAAACTGTTGGAAAGTATCACCAATTTTAACCAAGGAAAAGGGGGTGTGTATTGAAAGGAAAGCGCAAATAGAGAATTATCTTTGATCTTGTTGCTGTAATTATATAGACTGGGCATTTATGGAAGATATTTATTCAAAGTTAGCCTTCGAACTCGAGTATATTCCTGTGAAGTAACAGGTTCCTAGAGAAATTTCAAGGCACTACTCACTTACTGTGTCATTTATACAAGTGCCTGAATGAAAAAGACGCCTAATAATAATGGAACCTTCCTTTAATCGGTGAAAGTTAAATTGACCAAAGAAATGTGCTATTTGATTTAATCACCAAAAAAGTTCATCTTTTTAAGTCTTTTAAGAGTCAAGTTTCCAAAACAAGCATACAGATACACCAAAAACAAATAGGGATATAATAGTACTTCACCGTCAAAAATTCCCTCAACAAAGTCTTGCCTTAACCTCCCTATTCCGCTTCCAATGGCTTGAACAAGTCCTTGAAGGAAGCATGGAGCTCCAATCCCATCGTACTCGGGCTttagtcaaaataaattttcCAGGCTACATCTATATTGTCCTGTTCTACAAGAACAATCGTGATGCATTATACTAACCAAAATAATCAGGCTGTAGCCATTAGttctatattattattttccCAGCTGCTTCAAATTAATGAACTGCTCACCAAGCTGTGCCTCAAGAGCAGCTTGAACATCAGGCGCCAGAGCTTTAATAAAAGACTTGGTGAGGTTGAGTTTAGTCAAGATTTCAAAGGTCTTTATACAAAATTTCTGTACCTCTGACCTCCTTGCTTGCTTGCTTGGCATATTTGTCACCAAATCTTTCATTAAATTGCAGAGCTTATCCAAATTGCTCTTAAGAACCTTTTTGGCTGCATTCTGATTATCACTACTCAGTGTCACCAATGACTTCAATATTTCCATTACCAAATCTAGTGCCTCCACTCGTCGGAAGTCTGACTTGGAGCTTCCACATCTCTCTAAAATAAATCCAAAAACAGCATGCCCAATCCATGGTCTTCTTCGGAATATTTCTTTTAAAAACCCAGATTTGATTTGAGACTTTTTACTGTCAAAATACCCAGCCAAAACTTCCTGAAAAATATCAACCACCCTCTGGAGTTCGGACTCTGAGAAGTTTCTTGCATCAATAATCTTCAAAAGCCAAAAGGTTGATGTTTGGGCAAGGGAGGAAACCATTTTCTGTCGGTTCCATGAAGCTGATTTCTTTGATGGATTTGATGCAGACTTTTGTTTCTTCAATGGTTTTGACGCCAATTTCAAATTTCTTTCCAACAGAGGTTCAAGAGTTGATAGTTGAACCCCTTCACCCCTTGGATAATCCTTGGCTTTAAATATTTGCCTTTGTAATATACCCCAAATACGCTGTCCAAGCTGCTCACTAACTTCTGCTGTATGTGGGTTAACAAAAGCTCGAGCCAAATTTGAGTACACCATAAGAACCTGAGGCTTACCTGTAGATTAAAGAATAGCATAATCATTTCAAAGATGAAGTGGGAAAGATCATTACAAAAACTCATCATCAAATACAAAATGCTTAATTATGTGAGCATAGAAGACAAAATGGCCAGAGTAATAGATTTTAGGTATACTTGCCTGGATTTTCATGAAGGAAAATTTCCAACAATGAAAGGATACGAAGTTTGAACAACACAAGCTGGGAATGGGCAGTTTCACCTCCAGCCTGATTTTTCTTCTCCTTGAAAATCTGGGCCAGATACGTATCAATCCTGAACATTGCATCATCATCCATTCCGCTATCAGAGTCATCAGAAGCTTCAGGATGGCCCTGATCATTTTCCTCAGCCTCAACAACAGAATCTGAGTCATCAGTCTGCTCATCAGTCTCACCTGTTTCACCTGTCTCAGCTTGATCAATATCTTCCTCTTCGATATTGATAAAGTCATCGCCGTCATCGCCATCGCTATCTTCTGCGCTTGTTGCATCAGGATGTCTAGCAGGTTTTAAGTTTTTCTTGATGACCCGCAACATCCGCATCAGTCCATCATCGGTAATATCATTACAGAAGTATTTGAATACCTACAAGGAGATGAGTATTAAAcagataaaaacaaataaaatgttATTGTTATGTAGTACACAACCGTCCAACATCTTTCCAGGTATTGTTTTATACTTTTATGTATCTCCTTAACATAAAGGCAAGATGCAACATATGAGCATGCTCTGAGGTAACTGGGGGTACTATTATACAGTTAACACACAATCCTGAAGCGGTTGAAGAtaaatatcatatttttttttattctaaccTGCTCAATAGAAGATCGCATAGGAGCTGATGACTGTGGAAGCAGTGAAAGTAATGTATCCACAAGAACATCCATCAACTCTGGTGCATCATCAGCCTCCAAATCATCATCTCCAGATGAGTCAGGAAGATCACAAGAAGAAAATGCTTTCTTACAACAGATGATGAGTTCAGATGCAGCTTCTGAGTACTCCCCTGGTTGAAGAAGCACTTGCAGAAGCAATTGGATAAGCAAGTACCTCAGTGCATGCAATCTATTAGCTTCAGCACTAAGCCCATGGCTCCTTTCCTACATATCATTAACAAAAAAAGATTAAGAGAAAGctcaaatattaattaaaatatattttattaaaacaaATTGTTAATAGCTCAACTACAATGTTAATTTAGGATACAAATGCAGGTACTGGTAGGTACTAAATATAATCTCAGAACATGTAAACCACAAGAAAATAATGATGTGAAATGGCTAAAACTGTCACAAGATAATAGCTGTAACAAATTATGGGTAGTTAGACAGTCAACAAACAACAGTAAAGACTCAAGACAATGAATGAAATCTCTATTACAAATCCTTATATATTTTATACTCTGATAACTTAGATATGCAAATGAGAACATGAGCTATCACACATCCAAGAAATACCATCAACTCTTTCTTTTGTAACACCATTACTGTTAGAGTCAAGACAATGTCTATGGCCTACCATACTAAACATTAAGTTATGAAGTACAAAATACTCAGATGGTGTACAAACGGATATATATGGAAATAGAAGAACCGCATCCAAATATAAGGTTTGTAGATGACTCTTAAACATCACAAGGCAACCTTCTATCTGGTGGAATCTATTGGTTATACTTAAAAACACTGTTGATTTAATTCATTAATTCATCGGATAATCTGTAGTGAAAATCAATGGAAAGGACCACTTGAAGTTCATGTCTGTGTATTATTAATAACAGGTCACAAGTATAATTACCTCTCTGGATAATTTTGCTTCAATTGCTTGTAATTTTTTTACTGCTTTATCATCCTCATCATCTAAGGTACGAAATAGGGAAACTGAAGGAATATTGCATAGGGTGCTGAAGAACTTCATGAAGTACAGGCCAAGATCATTTGGCTCAAGGCTACTAGCCGAAGCTCGTGACCCCTCTCCCTTCTGAGCATTTGCCAATAATAACTGGAGCTGTTCAACACACATCTTGCAAAGAGCATTCGATGTGGGTGATTTTGGCCACCTGAATTTTTCCTGCAACTCAAAAGAAGTAACCTCAGATCCAAGAGATGCAGTGAACAGACCTTGAACAGCCAGaaatttcatgatttctttctGTACTCGGAATTTCTCCTCATGACCCAGCTTCAAGTGTTTCAAAATGCTGGGAAGAGATTCAATAATCCAACTCTTTAAAAAATCAGAATTGCCATTGGACCTTGGGGAATCCTTATCATCAACGGAACCTATTTCGGAATTTTCATCTGTAGTTTGACTCTGGTCTGAAGGTTCTTCCGAGGCACTGCCTTCATCTACAAACAGGTTCATCAAGCTCTGAACAAAAAGCAGGCAACCTGCTTCTGTTTTGAAGTGTGACATGAAATCCTTTACAGCTTTTGTTCGTGTGATATTATCAAATTTTCCATTGCTGTGTTTCTGTAGAGCAACTATAACAGCAACTCTTCTGACATCATCATCTCCAACCCAATCGGACAATTGTTTGAGAAAATGCTGAGCAACTTTATACAGCCAAGTGTTTTTCGTTGATAGTATATCCATAAGGCACTGAACAACTTTGCTTGATAGAATGATTGGAACCAAAGATGCAGACAGCTTTTGGAGTAGAAGAAACAGAACATCAAAAGCTAAATGCTTACGGTCATGAGATGACAAGAGAAGGGATCCTTCAATAATTATTTCGCAGAAAGACTGAAGATTCTTTGCAGTTTCTTCATCATAGGAGCTTGATTTTCGActctttttatgcttctttaacGAATTTGAAGCTGCTGCCACATCTTCTTCTTGCATAATAGTATTGGGCAAAAGAATAGTTACTAAAACAGGCCAAACACCATGAACACGGGGCTGACAAAAGGTTGACTCCTGCattaagaaaatgcataaaagatTACCTTATATTACTTTCAACAGGTTTAATGAATTAGTATTATATATATGACTGAAAAAACAGCTACCTTCAAGCAATTGCTCAGGGAGGAAAGCTGATCAGTGGAAAAGAGCAGGCTAGAGCTGAATGGATTTGGCAGCAGTTTGACAAATGCAGAGTTGTCAATGGAAATCTTTTCTCGTAGTTTTAGTGCAAGAAGCAAAGCATCAGGATTTCCTACTTCCATAGCAGCGTCAAACCATTCCTTCATCCCCGGAGCTTCAACAACATGATTCAACAACGCTTCAACAGGCAACTACaacgaataaataaataagtttatATGTCAGATAGACATGAAACAATATGAAATGCTGCTCAAAATCACCAGATAAGATACTAGCAAATGGCCCAGATGATAGGTAAGAGTTTCTTGCTTTTTCAGCACAGAACAGGAGAAGAGATGTTTGCAAATCTTCAAATAACAGAAGAAGAAATGAATAGCATGAGAAACAGGATAATATAATGGAAAAGAAAGGCATGCAACTGTTCTTTAGAGGAAAGAGAAAAGGATCTTTTAACTTGTACAGAAAAAAGAGGGATGACGACTACACTTTGAAACCAACGAAAATGCAACCTAAGCACAACTGGAAACAAGCATAATATTCACAATAGGTACTTCAGGGGTAAACTTCTCTTATGATAATATACAAACCTTTTCAGTTAAGTCTAAAATTATTGAAACAGCAGGCTCTTGCAAGTACCGCTTTTTATTCGCCAGGGAGATTATTACACTGACAAATTCTCTAATGCATGATGTGTTTTTATCTATAGTCCATTCCTGTGTAAGTCTTCCCGATCTAGCCAATGCACCATAGGCAAATAAGCGACCCAAGAGACAATCCTTTGCCTCCTGCAATATCCCAAGAACTACACAGATATAGTACTAGCAAGTgagaaataaacaaaacaaaataatagTCATTGGCATCTCCTACCTGACCCTTCATTGACGAAGTTACTTCCAATAAATCAACTACAAGTTTAAGGAATGATTCAACCCGAATCTTGCGGACAGCGCCAACTAAAAGTGTTAAACCTAAAGCAAAACCTTGTCGTGCACACTGCAAAAGCAACAAAATATGTTATGTTAGCAACATTTCATCATGCAAATTAAGCACAACACCAATGAATGGAGTATACCGACTAAAAGTTTCCAATAAGAACATGCATGAACAACATCCAGCAAACAATGAAGCACAGTCTAaacagagagaaaaagaaaattatgaACCAGAGAGGAACTTTTCAGGTGAAGTTACAATAACAATGACTAGTTCCAAATTCTGATTCACAAGCATCCTTACACTAATCTTCATATTGAATTTCAAAAGCAAAGAGTAAGCAAATCTACATTACAACGAAAAGAAAcgcagaaaaaagaagaagaggcacaaACCTCTCTAGAGGAAGAAACACCACGAATAAGCCTGCGAACAGCGTATCTAACAGAAGGTGCACAATCATCCAATCCATCATCCTTTTCAGCTTCAAGCTTGAACCCTCCGTCGCCAACCTCCTTCTCATCAAGCGCATCGTAAGCACTCTGAACCGCCTTCAGTTCGGTCACCAGCTGTTTTGCGGCCGCTTCCCTCGCAGGCTCCGCCGCCACCGCGAGATCCTTGAACACGCCAATGTGAAACTCCGGGAGCTGAGAGCCTCCGCCGCTGCTGGTTCCGGGCGAGTCCACTGGCTGAGCCTGTGCTGCGGAGGTCGACGGCTCCGGAAGCTTCGGCTCGGTGTCAGCGGCGGTGCGGCGCCTCTCCTTGTCGAGAGCTTTgcgcttcttcttcctctccatTGGCTTGACGGAGCCATCAGATGCTGCCGCCACCTGTTCTTGTGGCTCATCACTGTCGTTATTGCTTTTgtctttcttggttttcttctttGGGGGCTTCGGAGAATCGTTGGTTTCAGCTGCGGGTACTTCGACGACAGGTTCGTCGTCGATGGAAGAGTTCCTTTTCTTAGCGGCCATGTCTGAGAGAAGTGGCGCAGAGGTTTTAGGGTTTAAACCTTAAACACACACACTCTAACTCTTAGTAAGATGGTTCTGGTTTTGGTGATGCTCTAGCGAAATGTAAACGACCTTATTAAGTGTCGTTTTGAGGGGGGGGGggggcaatgggtagggtagggtagggtttggagtcaaccctaaccctacccgcgggttgagatttttatataaacacaaccctaccctacccgcgggttgagaatatctcaaccctaaccctacccgctcttaacccgcgggtacccgaccctacccgcgggttacaaaaaaaatgcaatgttattatataacttgatgataatttaaaatagaactgacttttatgtaaaaaaaattttattaaattatcaattaatgattttcttttaatgactaaagatcttttgtatttagtgagaggtctttagTTTAATAtccacttaaaatatatttttatataagtatataacatatacatatatagggtgcggGTTGGTCAGGTAGGGTTGAagctcaacccgcaccctacccgacccgcacgaaaaccctacccgcaccctaccctacccgctgcggatcgggttggcaaccctacccgaccgggtggggtcgggttgggtacccgcgggtagggtacatattgccacccctaggtttctttttcatttataattataatttccttgtaaatattttttttctttattttaattttgcttTTTTGTTCAAAAATAAAATGTTACAGAAAAGAGAAAATTTTCAAATGTTCTTAATATATcggtattttaataattttaactattaattttaattattattattgtgggTAGGATAGATAAGGGTATGCCTTAaagaaatttaaattacaaaaaattataaaattaatcgtTAATAATTAACAGTTAATCTTAATCAttattaacaaaaaattattaacgatattaaaataattttattttattaatatgtatgaaatttgaaatgattgaGTTTTATATTtgctttaaaaaaatttaatatttctgCGGGTTGGAAATGGTAGGATTTAGAAATTTAGAATGCGGGTAGAGTTAGAGTTAAGAGCTCAAATTCTCCAAGCATTTTGTTGTCTGCAGCCATTTCCCTCTCACCTTGCAGCACCTTGATACCCACCTGTGTTTGGTTGTCAGCTGCTGTTGAAAACACCTGAAACAATGGTATGACAAGTCAGTAAAAGACTCAATTACATAGCAAGCTGGCATAAAACTAGACCAAATGAATAACATGCTTCGTGGTTCAATTAAACACGTGATCATATGATTGTACAAACTGACAACCTAAGAAACCAGTTTCCGAAGATATCTTCACCAAATTCAAGTATTACCTGACTCTTTTTGGTAGGAATAGTAGTGTTGCGGTTGATCAACCTAGTAAAAATACCACCCAAAGTCTCAATACCAAGAGAAAGTGGGGTAACATCAAGTAGCAATAGCTCTTTAACATCTCCACGTAGGATACCACCCTGGATTGCTGCTCCCATGGCAACTGCCTCATCAGGATTTACTCCTTTGCTAGGAGACTTTCCAAAGATAGCTGAAACCACTTCCTGGACTTTAGGCACACGGGTCATCCCTCCCACAAGAAGGACCTCATCAACATCCTTGATAGATATATTAGCATCCTTCAAGCAGCTCTTACATGGTGCCTTGGTCCTTTCAATCAAGTGATTCACCAAAGCCTCAAACTTGGATCTGGTCAATGTGATGTTCAGATGCTTAGCACCAGATGCATCAGCAGTGATGAAAGGAAGGTTTATTTCCGTTTGAGATGTTGAAGACAGTTCTATCTTAGCCTTCTCTGCTGCTTCACGAAGTCTCTGCAAAGCAAGCCTGTCTTTTGAAAGGTCAATACTGTCGGTCCTCTTGAATTCGCTTACAAGGAAGTCCAGTAAGGCATTGTCAAAGTCCTCTCCTCCCAAGAATGTGTCACCATTTGTTGCTTTCACCTGGATATAATCATATAAACTCGTTATAAGTTTCCATATCATTTATTTATTTGTGGCAGGCTAGGGAAAGCAAGCAAGAGTTGCAATAAACTAACTTACCTCAAAGACACCATTAGAGATTTCCAAGATAGAGACATCAAATGTTCCACCTCCAAGATCAAAAACCGCAATAAGGCCCTCTTTGTTGTTCATCCCATATGAAAGTGCTGCAGCTGTTGGCTCATTGATAATTCTCTGCACATCAAGACCTGCAATTCTACCAGCATCTTTTGTTGCCTGCCTCTGAGCATCATTGAAGTAAGCTGGGACAGTAATTACAGCCTTGGAAATTGACTTCCCTAGATAAGCTTCTGCTGTCTCCTTCATCTTGGTGAGAACAAAGGCACCAATTTGGCTAGGAGAATATTGCTGGCCATTAGCTTCAACCCACGCATCTCCATTTGGAGCCTTAACAATCTTGTAAGGAACCATTTTCATCTCCTTCTGTGTTTGGGGATCGTCAAAGCGCCGACCAATCAACCGCTTGGTACCAAAAACGGTGTTTGTTGGGTTTGTTACTGCCTGACGTTTTGCCGGTGTACCAACAAGCAGCTCCCCTTTCTGGTTGAAAGCAACCACAGATGGTGTTGTTCGAGAACCTTCAGAGTTTTCAATAACTTTAGGATTCTGTAAAAGAGACAATAATAGTAAGCACAAACACAACATATTAATGGAAACGCAATGACAAATTAAGAGCGCAAGAATGCCTTGCCTTTCCTTCCATAACAGCAACACAGGAATTTGTAGTACCCAAATCAATACCGATGACATCATTTCCAGCAGGCCGAGAACTGTAACAAAAAATAAGTTACATGAGCAAAGACGATCAaagattttaatatatataaataaacgtACAGCAACTCTATATGCTTAACTAATGAAACAAGAACTATAAAATGGTACCTGAATGGTCGACACAAACTTGACCACTTGTGAGCTACATAAGCTGGTTTAGTGCTACCCGACAACTGCATAAACATTTCAAtgtaagaaaaagggaaaatatTCCTCCATAATCATAATCAACACACATCAGCACATCAGCAGAataattcaattaatcaattaCAATTCTATCATCTACACCACCAAAAGCATCGACAAGCTGTAACAAATACAAAAATCATAGAGCAGAAACCAGAAAGGAGCTATCAATAAGCTGAAGGAATAGTAGTAACAAGAAATGAAGCAAATCTGAATAATCGAGCTGATTTCGAAGCAACCGCCACAACCAACAAGAATGAAAAAAGTGAGCGAAGAAGTTGGAAGGTTACCGAACGAAAGGCTGAGACGGAAGCAGAGGCGACATCACGGCGGCGAAGAGAGCGAAGCACCGCGGCTGCTGCCATGGCCGAAACCGGATGAATTGACGAAGAAATGGAATAAGCAGAGGGGAGTGATTGAGAGGTTTTTGTACTCAAGTGTTTtcgagggtttagggttttgaacTTCAAAGAGCTTATATCGATGGTGGAGGATTATTCTAGTTCCGGTTAGAAAAGAGTCAGAGGATTAGAAGGTTCCAGATAGAGAACAATGTTTACTAAAACGGTGTCGTATGGTATCAACAAATAAAGACATGTGGCTCCTAGTGGTACCACGATGAATGGCTTTACTGCTTGCTTGGTCTATAAGTCGCAGTAGTGTTTCAAGATCTTGGCCTTGCTGTGCTTATTTTAAACCAACTTAGAGCActtgtttttttattttcaagaaaATATTTTCAACATTTTTTATATACAATCGAAGAGAAGAATACAAgtaatttttcttaatttctcaAAACAATTATTATTCATAGGGGGCTTAACTACATTATATACATGAAGTAAAATTTGGAGAGCCATTTGTATCACCAATGGACAAACAATAATATATGAAATTAAAATGCCTAGTCCTTGTTCTGTTATAGTGTATCAAATTAATCAAAAACAGAGAAACCCTGTACatgttaaaagttaaaagtgTCCCCAtcatttcagaaaataaaattgaTGTGCCACATTTCCTTTCCCCGTTAAAAGAAGGTAGGGAAGAAACAAAgaacagaaacaaaacaaaacaatacAATGAAAGAATAAAGGTTGTCTAGATCAGATTCTCCATTTTGCTTTATCTTCACACAGACTCCATAATCCATATGGGCTTCATGTGATTGTTTTTCTGAACTATTCTGCTAGCTTATTATGCTTCTTTTGTATGAGTACTGAAAACCAGTTGGTAAAATTGCCTGTGCAGAAGTGGGAGATTATTGAAAACATAACTTGGAGGTTGATTCATATTTCATTTCATAGTTCATAGCATGACATAGACACATTCAATGATTCAAGCATTAGATCCGAAGGTAGCCCCCTCTATCTTGATCTCCTATTCGTAACGGTCTCTTGAGGAACGACTTCCTGTTTAGTGACCAGCTTCTTCCGGGACCTTTCCTTTTCTGCCATACAGCAGCTACGCGAGTGTAAAGAGTCGgaaaaacaaagcagagaagcaCAAGAAATAGCATCGCCACGCAGAGTAGCAGGACGTTTCGGAAACCATCTTGTAGCTCCGGCGAATTCTGCCCTGTCCATGGAACTCCACCAACATTCATGCCAAACACTGGAATCCAAAAAGTCCAATGCCATAAAATGCTGCCTATGCATGTGGATAACAAAAGTTCGAGAAGATTTAAGAATTAGATTGCAAACCTCCTGTTATGATGGATAAGGGGAGGAATATTATCGAAAGGAACGAAAGATAGTACAGTTTCCTGTTTATTTGCTCCGACTGCCAGCTGTCAAGACTAGCCTGTACTGCTGTTACACGATTTGCTATAAAACCTACATTCTCCTTCAGCCTCCTTAACCTTCCAATTAGTTCTTCAAGGGAGTTGATGTCTTCATTGGCAAACCACCGTTTCGACGAGCATTTTTCTTTAACTCGGAGATATACTTGCTCTCCATGGGAAATTACCTGAATGGATTtttcaagagaaaataaaaaatcatgcGATTAGAATTTACATATTAACAGTAATGTCATCTCAGCATAGTAACATTCGTAGTTCTAATCATTTACATATTCAGGCTGATATTCTCTTCTTTCCTCATTCATTTAACAACAATGATAAAATACTGTCCAGCGGTAATTATGTCTCATTATAGCCTTATTAAATTTCTTGAATGCAATTTTGACTTGGCTGTCAGAGACATGACAAAAGGAAACATAACAAACACTTGATTCAGAATACAACACACGAGAAATGATGTTTACACAACCTTTTTGTGTAAATCTCTTTTGTACAATTACTTTTTTGGTATAGAAAACAAACTATTAATCTTTTCTCACTTTTTTATCAATCATTTTTAATACCATAACTGGAAAGTGTACGAAAGAGGTGTACACACTCGTGGCTAGGAATACAATGATGAGACTAACAACCCTTACACACAATGACAAAACTATGATGTTAAATCATTCATGATATATTGATTTGGATTATAAGGTTCATATTTATTAATGCAATAATCATGATGAatgcataaaaaatttaaaaagcacTGACATAGTAGTACCTGTAGGAGACGCTGTAAATTAATATGCAGCTTGGGGAATCTTCTGTCATCTAGCATTTGTTTTTTCAGAGCATAACCACCTACAATCAAGCAGAACACTTGTTTCTTAATTCAATGCCATAAACAATTGCAAACATGGCAAAATAAAGGAAGCAGTACAAAACAACTTTGCACAGAAGGATACTACGAATTTCAGTTTATACACAACCATTCAGAAGAGATATAAGTCCACCGCAGCAAACAATTTTTTATATAAGCTTTTTGCTAGAATACAATAATGTGAATACATCAAAATGTCACTTAAACATTGTTTACTATTTTATAAGTCGACTATATCCAGGGATTCTCCCCTACTAATGTTTGGCAATTTGTCAGGGGAACAATTGTGTAAGTTTACAAAGTGAAAACCATCCAAATGGACGCTTCTGCTCAGTAGAATATTATGTTCCAAAAGGCCTTCTTAAGGTCTTTGTCACTGATTGGATAACAGTGGTAAAACAGTATAAAAGCACAAATGAACTACAGCAAGCTTCTGTTGTTTCTAACATTTCAACATTATAACACAAACCTTCACTTACGGGATGTGAATCGATGATCTATGTAACTTAGAAACAAGGAGGCCTGTAATTTTTCAAACATCAAAGATGATCTACATGATTTCTAAAAGTATTTAGCATAAAGCACATGCAT harbors:
- the LOC107621537 gene encoding DNA polymerase V, yielding MAAKKRNSSIDDEPVVEVPAAETNDSPKPPKKKTKKDKSNNDSDEPQEQVAAASDGSVKPMERKKKRKALDKERRRTAADTEPKLPEPSTSAAQAQPVDSPGTSSGGGSQLPEFHIGVFKDLAVAAEPAREAAAKQLVTELKAVQSAYDALDEKEVGDGGFKLEAEKDDGLDDCAPSVRYAVRRLIRGVSSSRECARQGFALGLTLLVGAVRKIRVESFLKLVVDLLEVTSSMKGQEAKDCLLGRLFAYGALARSGRLTQEWTIDKNTSCIREFVSVIISLANKKRYLQEPAVSIILDLTEKLPVEALLNHVVEAPGMKEWFDAAMEVGNPDALLLALKLREKISIDNSAFVKLLPNPFSSSLLFSTDQLSSLSNCLKESTFCQPRVHGVWPVLVTILLPNTIMQEEDVAAASNSLKKHKKSRKSSSYDEETAKNLQSFCEIIIEGSLLLSSHDRKHLAFDVLFLLLQKLSASLVPIILSSKVVQCLMDILSTKNTWLYKVAQHFLKQLSDWVGDDDVRRVAVIVALQKHSNGKFDNITRTKAVKDFMSHFKTEAGCLLFVQSLMNLFVDEGSASEEPSDQSQTTDENSEIGSVDDKDSPRSNGNSDFLKSWIIESLPSILKHLKLGHEEKFRVQKEIMKFLAVQGLFTASLGSEVTSFELQEKFRWPKSPTSNALCKMCVEQLQLLLANAQKGEGSRASASSLEPNDLGLYFMKFFSTLCNIPSVSLFRTLDDEDDKAVKKLQAIEAKLSREERSHGLSAEANRLHALRYLLIQLLLQVLLQPGEYSEAASELIICCKKAFSSCDLPDSSGDDDLEADDAPELMDVLVDTLLSLLPQSSAPMRSSIEQVFKYFCNDITDDGLMRMLRVIKKNLKPARHPDATSAEDSDGDDGDDFINIEEEDIDQAETGETGETDEQTDDSDSVVEAEENDQGHPEASDDSDSGMDDDAMFRIDTYLAQIFKEKKNQAGGETAHSQLVLFKLRILSLLEIFLHENPGKPQVLMVYSNLARAFVNPHTAEVSEQLGQRIWGILQRQIFKAKDYPRGEGVQLSTLEPLLERNLKLASKPLKKQKSASNPSKKSASWNRQKMVSSLAQTSTFWLLKIIDARNFSESELQRVVDIFQEVLAGYFDSKKSQIKSGFLKEIFRRRPWIGHAVFGFILERCGSSKSDFRRVEALDLVMEILKSLVTLSSDNQNAAKKVLKSNLDKLCNLMKDLVTNMPSKQARRSEVQKFCIKTFEILTKLNLTKSFIKALAPDVQAALEAQLGEQFINLKQLGK
- the LOC107620041 gene encoding heat shock 70 kDa protein, mitochondrial (The sequence of the model RefSeq protein was modified relative to this genomic sequence to represent the inferred CDS: added 39 bases not found in genome assembly), with product MAAAAVLRSLRRRDVASASVSAFRSLSGSTKPAYVAHKWSSLCRPFSSRPAGNDVIGIDLGTTNSCVAVMEGKNPKVIENSEGSRTTPSVVAFNQKGELLVGTPAKRQAVTNPTNTVFGTKRLIGRRFDDPQTQKEMKMVPYKIVKAPNGDAWVEANGQQYSPSQIGAFVLTKMKETAEAYLGKSISKAVITVPAYFNDAQRQATKDAGRIAGLDVQRIINEPTAAALSYGMNNKEGLIAVFDLGGGTFDVSILEISNGVFEVKATNGDTFLGGEDFDNALLDFLVSEFKRTDSIDLSKDRLALQRLREAAEKAKIELSSTSQTEINLPFITADASGAKHLNITLTRSKFEALVNHLIERTKAPCKSCLKDANISIKDVDEVLLVGGMTRVPKVQEVVSAIFGKSPSKGVNPDEAVAMGAAIQGGILRGDVKELLLLDVTPLSLGIETLGGIFTRLINRNTTIPTKKSQVFSTAADNQTQVGIKVLQGEREMAADNKMLGEFELVGIPPAPRGLPQIEVTFDIDANGIVTVSAKDKSTGKEQQITIRSSGGLSDDEIEKMVKEAELHAQRDQERKALIDIRNSADTTIYSIEKSLGEYREKIPSEVAKEIEDAVSDLRKAMSGDNVDEIKAKLDAANKAVSKIGEHMSGGSSGSSSAGGSQGGEQAPEAEYEEVKK